Proteins encoded together in one Corvus hawaiiensis isolate bCorHaw1 chromosome 15, bCorHaw1.pri.cur, whole genome shotgun sequence window:
- the PURA gene encoding transcriptional activator protein Pur-alpha: MADRDSGSEQGGGGGGAAGAGGPGAGGGGPGGGGGGGGGPGGGLQHETQELASKRVDIQNKRFYLDVKQNAKGRFLKIAEVGAGGNKSRLTLSMSVAVEFRDYLGDFIEHYAQLGPSQPPELAQAADEPRRALKSEFLVRENRKYYMDLKENQRGRFLRVRQTVNRGPGLGSTQGQTIALPAQGLIEFRDALAKLIDDYGVEEEPAELPEGTSLTVDNKRFFFDVGSNKYGVFMRVSEVKPTYRNSITVPYKVWAKFGHTFCKYSDEMKKIQEKQRDKRAAAAAAPAVGAEPPPEAEAAAAGPPGALLQAEEPEED, from the coding sequence ATGGCGGACAGAGACAGCGGCAGCGAgcagggcggcggcggcgggggcgcggcgggcgccggggggccgggcgcgggcggcggcggcccgggcggcggcggcggcggcggcgggggcccgGGCGGCGGGCTGCAGCACGAGACGCAGGAGCTGGCCTCCAAGCGGGTGGACATCCAGAACAAGCGCTTCTACCTGGACGTGAAGCAGAACGCCAAGGGCCGCTTCCTCAAGATCGCCGAGGTGGGCGCGGGCGGCAACAAGAGCCGCCTGACCCTCTCCATGTCGGTGGCCGTCGAGTTCCGCGACTACCTGGGCGACTTCATCGAGCACTACGCGCAGCTGGGGCCCAGCCAGCCCCCCGAACTGGCGCAGGCGGCCGACGAGCCCCGGCGGGCGCTGAAGAGCGAGTTCCTGGTGCGGGAGAACCGCAAGTACTACATGGATCTGAAGGAGAACCAGCGCGGGCGCTTCCTGCGCGTCCGCCAGACCGTGAACCGCGGCCCGGGGCTGGGCTCCACGCAGGGCCAGACCATCGCGCTGCCCGCACAGGGCCTCATCGAGTTCCGCGACGCCCTGGCCAAGCTCATCGACGACTACGGCGTGGAGGAGGAGCCGGCCGAGCTGCCCGAGGGCACCTCCTTGACTGTGGACAACAAGCGTTTCTTCTTCGACGTGGGTTCCAACAAGTACGGCGTGTTCATGCGGGTGAGCGAGGTGAAGCCCACCTACCGCAACTCCATCACCGTCCCCTACAAGGTCTGGGCCAAGTTCGGCCACACCTTCTGCAAGTACTCGGACGAGATGAAGAAGATCCAGGAGAAGCAGCGGGACAagcgcgccgccgccgccgccgcccccgccgtgGGCGCCGAGCCGCCCCCCGAGGCCGAggcggccgccgccgggccGCCCGGCGCGCTGCTGCAGGCCGAGGAGCCCGAGGAGGACTGA